A genomic region of Lagopus muta isolate bLagMut1 chromosome 19, bLagMut1 primary, whole genome shotgun sequence contains the following coding sequences:
- the LOC125702583 gene encoding ly6/PLAUR domain-containing protein 1-like, whose product MLSGHMPGGAHGILSLLTVVFVLPEVSGLRCYGCNIIVGTKYVDTGCSNPEVITCSHSHQGFKHRFCIKTESVVLGILLTSGCATSRHCQQQELPGVRIHCCDTDLCNGSPQPPPSLADGCLLLPSLLAALLLS is encoded by the exons ATGCTCTCAGGACACATGCCTGGAGGTGCCCATGGGATCCTGTCTCTGCTGACCGTGGTGTTTGTCCTCCCAGAGG TGTCTGGGCTCCGGTGCTACGGCTGCAACATCATTGTTGGCACCAAGTACGTGGACACGGGGTGCTCGAACCCAGAGGTGATCACCTGCTCACACTCCCATCAGGGCTTCAAACACCGGTTCTGCATTAAGACTGAAAGTG TGGTCCTGGGCATCCTGCTGACCAGCGGCTGTGCCACCTCCCgtcactgccagcagcaggagctgccgGGGGTCCGCATCCACTGCTGTGACACCGATCTCTGCAATGGCTCTCCCCAGCCTCCCCCCAGCCTTGCTGatggctgcctcctgctgcccagcct